The following proteins are co-located in the Sphingomonas donggukensis genome:
- a CDS encoding rod shape-determining protein, protein MVFSRFFKFMSHDMAIDLGTANTVVYVRGRGVVLNEPSVVAIETINGVKKVRAVGDDAKLMMGKTPGSIEAIRPLRDGVIADIDVAEEMIKHFIRKVHGGRKSMMRWPQIVICVPSGSTSVERRAIRDAASNAGASQVFLIEEPMAAAIGADMPVTEPIGSMVVDIGGGTTEVAVLSLRGLAYSTSVRVGGDKMDEAIVSYVRRNHNLLIGEATAERIKQEVGIAKPPADGIGLTLHIKGRDLVNGVPKEIQINQGQIAEALSEPVGTIVEGVRIALENTAPELAADIVDQGIVLTGGGALLQGIDEVLRDETGLPVTVAEDPLTCVALGTGRALEDPQFRGVLISV, encoded by the coding sequence ATGGTGTTCTCGCGTTTCTTCAAATTCATGTCCCACGACATGGCGATCGACCTCGGCACCGCCAACACGGTGGTCTATGTACGGGGCCGCGGTGTCGTGCTGAACGAGCCGTCGGTCGTCGCGATCGAGACGATCAACGGCGTCAAGAAGGTCCGCGCGGTCGGTGACGACGCCAAGCTGATGATGGGCAAGACCCCCGGCTCGATCGAGGCGATCCGCCCGCTGCGCGACGGCGTCATCGCCGACATCGACGTCGCCGAGGAGATGATCAAGCACTTCATCCGCAAGGTCCACGGCGGCCGCAAGTCGATGATGCGCTGGCCCCAGATCGTGATCTGCGTGCCCTCCGGCTCGACCAGCGTCGAGCGGCGCGCGATCCGCGATGCGGCATCGAACGCGGGCGCTAGCCAGGTCTTCCTGATCGAGGAGCCGATGGCCGCCGCGATCGGCGCCGACATGCCGGTGACCGAGCCGATCGGGTCGATGGTCGTCGACATCGGCGGCGGTACCACCGAAGTCGCGGTGCTGAGCTTGCGCGGCCTTGCCTATTCCACTTCGGTGCGGGTCGGCGGCGACAAGATGGACGAAGCGATCGTCAGCTACGTCCGCCGCAACCACAATCTGCTGATCGGCGAAGCCACCGCCGAGCGGATCAAGCAGGAAGTCGGTATCGCCAAGCCGCCCGCCGACGGCATCGGCCTGACGCTGCACATCAAGGGCCGCGATCTGGTGAACGGCGTGCCGAAGGAAATCCAGATCAACCAGGGCCAGATCGCCGAGGCGCTGAGCGAACCGGTCGGCACCATCGTCGAGGGCGTCCGCATCGCGCTCGAGAATACCGCGCCCGAGCTTGCCGCCGACATCGTCGACCAGGGCATCGTCCTGACCGGTGGCGGCGCGCTCCTGCAGGGCATCGACGAAGTGCTGCGCGACGAAACCGGCCTGCCGGTGACTGTCGCCGAGGATCCGCTGACCTGCGTCGCGCTCGGCACCGGTCGCGCGCTCGAGGATCCGCAGTTCCGCGGCGTCCTGATTTCGGTCTGA
- the mltG gene encoding endolytic transglycosylase MltG has translation MRKLGCLGLVAALLAIAGVFAIVQSWGGRGPAPANLSVVVPQGASLTGAAAELEKAGAITSARRFLILSKLFGGDAPIRAGEYRIPEGLSQADILKMLQGGSTLQRFVTIPEGRPSVIVHDALMAAPQLTGAVAVPAEGSVLPDSYSYERDDTRAAVLARMQAAMTRYLAAAWAKRKPTTVAKTPQEALILASIVEKETGKAAERRTVAAVYSNRLRRGMPLQADPTTIYPITKGRPLGRRILRSELQAKNGYNTYAMPGLPVGPIANPGRASIDAVLDPAPSNALYFVADGTGGHVFSDTLEQHNANVQKWYAIRRARGEM, from the coding sequence ATGCGCAAGCTCGGATGTTTGGGACTGGTCGCGGCCTTGCTGGCGATCGCCGGCGTGTTCGCGATCGTCCAGAGCTGGGGCGGGCGCGGGCCGGCGCCGGCGAACCTCAGCGTGGTGGTGCCGCAGGGCGCGTCGCTGACCGGGGCGGCGGCGGAGCTGGAGAAGGCGGGGGCGATCACGTCTGCCCGCCGCTTCCTGATCCTGTCGAAGCTGTTCGGCGGGGACGCCCCGATCCGTGCGGGCGAATACCGCATCCCTGAAGGGCTGAGCCAGGCCGACATCCTCAAGATGCTGCAGGGCGGCAGCACGCTCCAGCGCTTCGTGACGATCCCGGAGGGGCGCCCCTCGGTAATAGTCCACGACGCGCTGATGGCGGCACCGCAGTTGACCGGCGCGGTTGCCGTGCCCGCGGAGGGCAGCGTCCTGCCCGACAGCTACAGCTACGAACGCGACGACACCCGCGCGGCGGTGCTGGCGCGGATGCAGGCGGCGATGACCCGCTACCTCGCCGCTGCGTGGGCGAAGCGCAAACCCACGACGGTCGCGAAGACGCCGCAGGAGGCGCTGATCCTCGCCTCGATCGTCGAGAAGGAAACCGGCAAGGCCGCGGAGCGCCGCACCGTCGCCGCGGTCTATTCGAACCGTCTGCGCAGGGGCATGCCGCTCCAGGCCGACCCGACCACCATCTATCCGATCACGAAGGGCCGCCCGCTCGGTCGCCGCATCCTGCGCTCGGAATTGCAGGCGAAGAACGGGTACAACACCTACGCCATGCCGGGCCTGCCAGTCGGTCCGATCGCCAACCCGGGCCGCGCGAGCATCGACGCTGTGCTCGATCCCGCCCCGTCGAACGCGCTGTATTTCGTGGCGGACGGGACTGGAGGCCACGTGTTCTCCGACACGCTGGAACAGCATAATGCGAACGTACAGAAATGGTATGCGATCAGGCGCGCGCGGGGGGAGATGTAG
- the rpsF gene encoding 30S ribosomal protein S6: protein MALYEHVFLARQDLAQAQVDALAEAATKIVEDHKGKVVKTETWGLRSLAYRIAKNRKAHYVMLEIDAPGDVVAELERQTQINEDVIRYMTVKVDELEQGPTVMMRKQERDRERRGEREGGRGDRPDRGDRPRRDAQEGAE, encoded by the coding sequence ATGGCTCTTTACGAGCACGTCTTCCTTGCGCGCCAGGATCTGGCACAGGCGCAGGTGGACGCACTGGCGGAAGCCGCCACCAAGATCGTCGAGGATCACAAGGGCAAGGTCGTCAAGACCGAGACCTGGGGCCTGCGCAGCCTGGCGTATCGCATCGCCAAGAACCGCAAGGCGCATTACGTGATGCTCGAGATCGACGCCCCCGGCGACGTCGTCGCCGAGCTGGAGCGCCAGACCCAGATCAACGAAGACGTCATCCGCTACATGACCGTCAAGGTCGACGAGCTCGAGCAGGGCCCGACTGTGATGATGCGCAAGCAGGAGCGCGACCGTGAGCGCCGCGGCGAGCGTGAAGGTGGCCGTGGCGACCGTCCGGATCGTGGCGATCGTCCCCGTCGTGACGCGCAAGAGGGAGCAGAGTAA
- a CDS encoding rod shape-determining protein MreD, translating into MTASLLTIVPVVANVPWMPPFGLLMLLAWRLRDAEVFPSWGPLGLGLFDDLLSGQPLGSAMALWTITFIVIDIIDNRLVWRDFPHDWVVAGGAVAFCLVAARLVASPLRAHVDTVVLIQIIVSVALYPLAALVCARLDARRRRYQR; encoded by the coding sequence ATGACCGCATCGCTGCTGACGATCGTGCCGGTGGTCGCCAACGTGCCGTGGATGCCGCCGTTCGGGCTGCTGATGCTGCTGGCATGGCGACTGCGCGATGCCGAGGTGTTCCCGAGCTGGGGTCCGCTCGGCCTCGGGCTGTTCGACGATCTGCTGAGCGGCCAGCCGCTGGGCAGCGCGATGGCGTTGTGGACGATCACCTTCATCGTCATCGACATCATCGACAACCGCCTGGTGTGGCGCGATTTCCCGCATGACTGGGTGGTGGCGGGCGGCGCCGTCGCCTTCTGCCTGGTCGCGGCGAGGCTGGTCGCGAGCCCGCTTCGGGCGCATGTGGATACCGTGGTCCTAATCCAGATCATCGTGTCGGTCGCCCTCTACCCGCTCGCGGCACTCGTCTGCGCGCGGCTCGATGCGCGCAGGCGGCGATACCAGCGATGA
- the mutL gene encoding DNA mismatch repair endonuclease MutL, producing the protein MSIRRLPEHLVNRIAAGEVVERPASAVKELVENAIDAGAARIVVRLAAGGADLIEVTDDGCGMAPADMALALERHATSKLPDEAIEAVETLGFRGEALPSIASVARLTLESRVRGHDGWQRVVDNGVVEHEGPAALPPGTRVRVESLFARVPARRKFLRSPRAEYAACLDVVRRLAMARPDIAFMLEHDGRRGLGVQTDESRPARVAALTDRDLADNSVAIDFEREGLRLGGVAGLPTFHRGIADHQYLFVNGRPVKDRLLIGAIRGAYAEMMPRDRHAVVALFLDVPADVVDVNVHPAKTEVRFRDPALVRGLIVSGLRRALDAAGHRAAQRPNGAALGAWQAEPVPARIETPWGGLDLLERPASAGYASFHEHRPSFAPPPMARAEPAWAPPPEANDYPLGVARGQVAKTYIVAEAADGLVLVDQHAAHERLVLERMRRAVADGGVAAQALLLPEVVELDEPACDRLEARIGELADFGLDLERFGPRAMLVRATPALLGAGDVSGLVTDLADELAAFDEALSLKERLDHVAATMACHGSVRAGRVLSVAEMNALLREMEVTPHSGQCNHGRPTWVKLAHGDIEKLFGRK; encoded by the coding sequence ATGTCAATACGGCGCCTCCCAGAGCATCTCGTCAACCGGATCGCCGCCGGGGAGGTGGTGGAACGCCCCGCGTCCGCGGTGAAGGAACTGGTCGAAAATGCGATCGACGCAGGCGCGGCACGGATCGTCGTGCGTTTGGCCGCCGGCGGCGCCGACCTGATCGAAGTGACCGACGATGGCTGCGGCATGGCACCCGCCGACATGGCGCTCGCGCTGGAACGGCACGCTACCTCCAAGCTGCCCGACGAGGCGATCGAAGCGGTCGAAACGCTCGGTTTTCGCGGCGAAGCGCTGCCCTCGATCGCGAGCGTTGCGCGGCTGACGCTCGAAAGCCGGGTGCGCGGCCACGACGGGTGGCAGCGCGTGGTCGATAACGGCGTAGTCGAGCATGAGGGGCCGGCGGCACTGCCCCCCGGCACCCGCGTCCGCGTCGAATCGCTGTTCGCGCGCGTGCCCGCCCGCCGCAAGTTCCTGCGCAGCCCGCGCGCGGAGTATGCCGCCTGCCTCGACGTGGTGCGAAGGCTGGCGATGGCGCGGCCCGACATCGCCTTCATGCTGGAGCATGACGGCCGCCGCGGCCTGGGCGTGCAGACCGACGAATCGCGGCCCGCGCGGGTCGCGGCGCTCACCGACCGCGACCTGGCCGACAACAGCGTCGCTATCGATTTCGAGCGCGAGGGATTGCGGCTGGGCGGGGTCGCCGGGCTGCCGACCTTCCACCGCGGGATCGCCGACCACCAGTATCTGTTCGTCAATGGGCGCCCGGTGAAGGACCGCCTGCTGATCGGCGCGATCCGCGGCGCCTATGCAGAGATGATGCCGCGCGACCGCCATGCCGTCGTCGCGCTGTTCCTCGACGTGCCCGCCGACGTGGTCGACGTGAACGTCCACCCGGCCAAGACCGAAGTCCGCTTCCGCGACCCCGCGCTGGTCCGCGGGCTGATCGTCAGCGGCCTGCGCCGCGCCCTCGACGCCGCCGGTCACCGCGCTGCGCAACGCCCGAACGGTGCTGCGCTCGGCGCGTGGCAGGCCGAGCCCGTGCCGGCGCGGATCGAAACACCGTGGGGCGGGCTCGACCTGCTCGAGCGTCCCGCGAGTGCTGGCTATGCGAGCTTCCACGAACACCGCCCGAGCTTCGCCCCGCCGCCGATGGCGCGCGCCGAGCCGGCGTGGGCACCGCCCCCTGAGGCCAACGACTATCCGCTCGGCGTCGCGCGCGGCCAGGTCGCCAAGACCTATATCGTCGCCGAGGCCGCCGACGGCCTGGTGCTGGTCGACCAGCACGCCGCGCACGAGCGCCTGGTTCTGGAGCGCATGCGCCGCGCAGTCGCCGACGGCGGGGTGGCCGCCCAAGCGCTGCTGCTCCCCGAAGTCGTCGAGCTCGACGAACCGGCGTGCGACCGGTTGGAGGCGCGGATCGGCGAACTCGCCGACTTCGGCCTCGACCTCGAACGCTTCGGTCCGCGCGCGATGCTGGTCCGCGCGACGCCGGCGCTGCTGGGGGCGGGCGACGTCAGCGGCCTCGTCACCGACCTCGCCGACGAACTCGCCGCGTTCGATGAAGCGCTTTCATTGAAGGAACGCCTCGACCACGTCGCCGCGACGATGGCCTGCCACGGCTCGGTCAGGGCAGGGCGGGTGCTGTCGGTCGCGGAAATGAACGCGCTGCTCCGCGAGATGGAAGTTACCCCGCACTCGGGCCAGTGCAATCATGGGCGCCCGACCTGGGTGAAGCTGGCGCACGGCGATATCGAGAAGCTGTTCGGACGGAAGTGA
- the rplI gene encoding 50S ribosomal protein L9 has translation MDVILLERVEKLGAIGDVVKVKDGFARNFLLPNKKAMRANEANKKVFEANRARIESDNANRRGEAEKEAKTFEDATVTLIRQASNTGQLYGSVAVRDLVEALVADGHKVTKSQVVLNKPIKAIGVYEVSVALHPEVSVTVKVNVARSPEEAEMQASGVDVMAAMFEKDEAGFIEDYDPNAEPGATAEVQSDAAPEQAEG, from the coding sequence ATGGACGTCATTCTGCTTGAGCGCGTCGAGAAGCTCGGCGCCATCGGCGACGTGGTGAAGGTGAAGGACGGGTTCGCCCGCAACTTCCTCCTCCCCAACAAGAAGGCGATGCGCGCCAACGAGGCCAACAAGAAGGTCTTCGAGGCCAACCGCGCCCGCATCGAATCGGACAACGCCAACCGCCGCGGCGAGGCCGAGAAGGAAGCCAAGACCTTCGAGGACGCAACCGTTACCCTAATCCGTCAGGCATCGAACACCGGCCAGCTGTACGGCTCGGTCGCGGTGCGCGATCTGGTCGAGGCGCTGGTCGCCGACGGTCACAAGGTCACCAAGTCGCAGGTCGTGCTGAACAAGCCGATCAAGGCGATCGGCGTGTACGAAGTCAGCGTCGCGCTGCACCCCGAAGTGTCGGTGACCGTCAAGGTCAACGTCGCCCGCTCGCCCGAAGAGGCCGAGATGCAGGCATCCGGCGTCGACGTGATGGCGGCGATGTTCGAAAAGGACGAGGCCGGCTTCATCGAGGATTACGATCCCAACGCCGAGCCGGGCGCGACCGCCGAGGTCCAGTCGGACGCGGCACCGGAGCAGGCGGAGGGCTAA
- the fabD gene encoding ACP S-malonyltransferase — protein MRAFIFPGQGSQSVGMGSALAAASPYAREVFQEVDDALGQKLSALMAEGPESDLMLTENAQPAIMANAIAVLRVLEREGGVRLSEKADYVAGHSLGEYTALCAAGALDLATTARLLKLRGRAMQAAVPVGEGAMAAILGADRDKAQAIADAAAEGEVCTVANDNDPSQVVISGAKAAVERAVPLAKEMGAKRAVILPVSAPFHCPLMQPAADAMAAALEGVALHAPLVPVFANVTAAPASDPDVIKALLVEQVTGMVRWRESVIAMFGAGVHDFVELGGKVLGPMVKRSAPDATTTSVVTMDDIEALLKGL, from the coding sequence ATGCGCGCTTTCATCTTCCCCGGGCAGGGCAGCCAGTCGGTCGGCATGGGCAGTGCGCTCGCCGCCGCCAGCCCGTACGCGCGCGAGGTGTTCCAGGAGGTCGACGACGCGCTCGGCCAGAAACTGTCGGCGCTGATGGCCGAAGGCCCGGAAAGCGACCTGATGCTGACCGAGAATGCCCAGCCAGCGATCATGGCGAATGCCATCGCCGTGCTGCGCGTGCTGGAGCGGGAAGGCGGCGTGCGGCTGTCCGAAAAGGCGGATTACGTCGCGGGCCACTCGCTCGGCGAATATACCGCGCTGTGCGCCGCGGGCGCGCTCGACCTGGCGACCACGGCCCGGCTGCTCAAGCTGCGCGGTCGGGCGATGCAGGCGGCGGTGCCGGTCGGCGAAGGCGCGATGGCGGCGATCCTGGGCGCCGACCGCGACAAGGCGCAGGCGATCGCCGATGCCGCGGCGGAGGGCGAAGTCTGCACCGTCGCCAACGACAACGATCCGTCGCAGGTCGTGATCTCGGGCGCGAAGGCCGCCGTCGAGCGTGCGGTGCCGCTGGCCAAGGAGATGGGCGCCAAGCGTGCTGTCATCCTGCCGGTGTCGGCACCGTTCCACTGCCCACTGATGCAGCCCGCCGCGGATGCGATGGCCGCCGCGCTTGAGGGGGTCGCGCTCCACGCACCGCTGGTTCCCGTATTCGCCAACGTCACCGCAGCCCCGGCCAGCGACCCGGACGTCATCAAGGCACTGCTGGTCGAACAGGTGACGGGCATGGTCCGCTGGCGCGAATCGGTGATCGCGATGTTCGGGGCGGGCGTGCACGATTTCGTCGAACTGGGCGGCAAGGTGCTCGGCCCGATGGTAAAACGCTCCGCCCCGGACGCGACCACGACGAGCGTGGTGACGATGGACGACATCGAGGCGCTGCTCAAAGGGCTTTGA
- a CDS encoding RcnB family protein, whose product MKKFLIAALATSMIAGPIVAAAPAAAQARHTETVRYKQNGNVVVKKTTVKRQNVRQPARVTYRSNWRKGERFNRAQARNYRQVSNWRAYQNRRLYAPQRGQQWVQSGNDAILITAATGVIAAVLAGAFN is encoded by the coding sequence GTGAAGAAATTCCTGATCGCAGCCCTGGCCACCAGCATGATCGCCGGCCCGATCGTCGCCGCCGCGCCCGCCGCCGCACAGGCGCGCCATACCGAGACGGTGCGCTACAAGCAGAACGGCAACGTCGTGGTGAAGAAGACGACCGTGAAGCGCCAAAACGTGCGCCAGCCGGCCCGCGTCACCTATCGCAGCAACTGGCGCAAGGGTGAGCGCTTCAACCGCGCGCAGGCCCGCAACTATCGCCAGGTGAGCAACTGGCGTGCGTATCAGAACCGCCGCCTCTATGCGCCCCAGCGCGGGCAGCAGTGGGTCCAGTCGGGCAACGACGCGATCCTGATCACGGCGGCAACCGGCGTGATCGCCGCGGTCCTGGCCGGCGCGTTCAACTAA
- a CDS encoding GxxExxY protein — protein MDELEAIASDVVDAALLLHRQIGPGLLESVYETLLAAELGRRGHKVLRQQPIDFSFNGMRFDAAFRVDLIVGSRMIVEVKSVERLTGVHVKQLLTYLRLMEQPLGLLINFGGETLKEGLRRVVNTHNSFAPSRLP, from the coding sequence ATGGACGAGCTTGAGGCCATCGCATCCGACGTTGTCGATGCCGCGCTATTGCTACACCGTCAGATCGGGCCGGGCTTGCTCGAAAGCGTTTACGAGACGTTGCTCGCCGCCGAACTCGGGCGGCGTGGGCACAAGGTCTTGCGGCAGCAACCGATCGACTTTTCTTTCAACGGCATGCGGTTCGATGCAGCCTTTCGCGTGGACCTCATCGTCGGCTCGAGGATGATCGTCGAGGTGAAATCGGTCGAGCGCCTGACGGGGGTACACGTCAAGCAATTGCTGACGTACTTGCGTCTGATGGAGCAGCCCCTCGGGCTGCTCATTAATTTTGGAGGCGAGACACTCAAGGAAGGTTTGCGACGCGTCGTGAACACGCACAACAGCTTTGCGCCTTCGCGCCTTCCCTGA
- the mreC gene encoding rod shape-determining protein MreC produces the protein MAPPLSRRTGFSRRAQYGVFIGYVAAASGVVVGLILVLLSSFNPPAFAAFRSGVAEITTPVSSALAGLRRAATVPGGITDYFGGADKIRALRKQLADEHAIVLRARTINQENRRLRALLRVRDVGGVTITTARLVSSTAASTRRFATLNAGNRQGVEPGQPVRGPEGLIGRVLETGPNAARILLLSDAESIVPVRRTRDGLPAIVSGRGDGQLDVRAASAANAPFQAGDLFVTSGTGGLYPPDIPVARVLANSRDTAIARMLANPDSLDFATVQQPFLPPLPRPQPPAAK, from the coding sequence ATGGCGCCGCCACTGTCACGGCGGACGGGGTTTTCCCGGCGCGCGCAATATGGCGTGTTCATCGGCTATGTCGCGGCGGCGTCGGGCGTCGTCGTCGGCCTGATCCTCGTCCTATTGTCGTCGTTCAATCCGCCGGCGTTCGCGGCTTTCCGTTCTGGGGTGGCGGAGATCACGACGCCGGTGTCGAGCGCGCTGGCGGGCCTGCGCCGCGCGGCGACCGTGCCCGGCGGGATCACCGACTATTTCGGCGGCGCCGACAAGATCAGGGCCTTGCGCAAGCAACTGGCCGACGAACATGCGATCGTGCTGCGTGCGCGCACCATCAACCAGGAAAACCGCCGCCTGCGCGCGCTGCTCAGGGTGCGTGACGTCGGCGGCGTGACGATCACGACGGCGCGGCTGGTGAGCTCGACCGCGGCGAGCACGCGCCGCTTCGCGACTCTGAACGCCGGCAACCGTCAGGGCGTCGAGCCCGGGCAGCCGGTGCGCGGGCCCGAGGGGCTGATCGGGCGCGTGCTGGAAACCGGCCCCAACGCGGCGCGCATCCTGCTGCTGTCCGATGCCGAGAGCATCGTGCCGGTGCGCCGCACCCGCGACGGCCTGCCCGCGATCGTGTCCGGGCGGGGCGACGGCCAGCTCGACGTGCGCGCGGCGAGTGCCGCCAATGCGCCGTTCCAGGCCGGCGACCTGTTCGTCACTTCGGGCACCGGCGGACTCTATCCCCCCGACATCCCGGTCGCGCGCGTCCTCGCCAATTCCCGCGACACCGCCATCGCGCGGATGCTCGCCAATCCCGATTCGCTCGATTTCGCGACCGTGCAGCAGCCGTTCCTGCCGCCGCTGCCGCGCCCCCAGCCGCCGGCGGCCAAGTGA
- the rpsR gene encoding 30S ribosomal protein S18, with product MARAFFRRRKSCPFSAKDAPRIDYKDVRLLQGFVSERGKIVPSRITSVSAKKQRELAQAIKRARHLGLLPYIVK from the coding sequence ATGGCCCGCGCATTTTTCCGTCGCCGCAAGAGCTGCCCCTTCTCCGCGAAGGACGCACCCCGGATCGACTATAAGGACGTCCGCCTGCTCCAGGGCTTCGTGTCCGAGCGTGGCAAGATCGTCCCGTCGCGCATCACGAGCGTGAGCGCAAAGAAGCAGCGCGAGCTGGCCCAGGCCATCAAGCGCGCGCGTCATCTGGGCCTGCTGCCCTACATCGTTAAGTAA
- a CDS encoding acyl carrier protein — translation MSETADRVKKIVVEHLGVEADKVTEDASFIDDLGADSLDIVELVMAFEEEFGVEIPDDAAEKIGTVKDAITYIDEHKG, via the coding sequence ATGAGCGAAACCGCCGACCGCGTTAAGAAGATCGTCGTAGAGCATCTGGGCGTCGAGGCCGACAAGGTCACCGAGGATGCGAGCTTCATCGACGATCTGGGTGCCGACAGCCTCGACATCGTCGAGCTGGTGATGGCGTTCGAGGAAGAATTCGGTGTCGAAATCCCCGACGATGCGGCCGAGAAGATCGGCACCGTCAAGGATGCGATCACCTACATCGACGAGCACAAGGGCTGA
- the fabF gene encoding beta-ketoacyl-ACP synthase II, translating into MRRVVVTGLGLVTPLGADVETAWQNIIAGKSGAGHITRFDASDYVCRIACEVKPADHAYGFDPGKRVDHKVQRQVDPFIVYGIDAAGQAIEDAGLTNMTEEERFRAGCSIGSGIGGLPGIETESLVLHEKGPRRVSPHFVHGRLINLISGQVSIKYGLMGPNHAVVTACSTGAHSIGDAARMIAMDDADVMLAGGAEATICPIGIAGFAQARALSTGFNDTPEKASRPYDVARDGFVMGEGAGVLVLEEYERAKKRGAKIYAEVVGYGLSGDAYHVTAPHPEGSGAFRSMEMAVRKSGLQLSDIDYINAHGTSTPLGDELELGAVRRLFGSNIDTLSMSSTKSAIGHLLGGAGAVESIFCILAMRDQIAPPTLNLDNPSDSCAGVDLVPHVAKERKIRAVLNNSFGFGGTNASLVMKPV; encoded by the coding sequence ATGCGCCGCGTAGTCGTGACCGGACTTGGCCTCGTGACCCCACTGGGCGCCGACGTCGAGACGGCGTGGCAGAACATCATCGCCGGAAAGTCCGGGGCGGGGCACATCACCCGCTTCGACGCCAGCGACTATGTCTGCCGCATCGCCTGCGAGGTGAAGCCCGCCGACCATGCCTATGGCTTCGACCCCGGCAAGCGCGTCGACCACAAGGTCCAGCGCCAGGTCGATCCCTTCATCGTGTACGGCATCGATGCCGCCGGCCAGGCGATCGAGGATGCCGGCCTGACCAACATGACCGAGGAGGAGCGGTTTCGCGCCGGCTGCTCGATCGGGTCGGGCATCGGCGGATTGCCGGGGATCGAGACCGAATCGCTGGTGCTCCACGAAAAGGGCCCGCGCCGCGTCTCTCCGCACTTCGTCCACGGGCGGCTCATCAACCTGATCTCGGGTCAGGTCAGCATCAAATACGGGCTGATGGGGCCGAACCACGCGGTCGTGACCGCCTGCTCGACCGGGGCGCACTCGATCGGCGACGCCGCGCGCATGATCGCGATGGACGATGCCGACGTTATGCTGGCGGGCGGCGCCGAGGCGACGATCTGTCCGATCGGCATCGCCGGCTTCGCCCAGGCACGCGCACTATCGACCGGCTTCAACGACACGCCCGAAAAGGCGAGCCGCCCCTATGACGTCGCCCGCGACGGCTTCGTGATGGGCGAGGGCGCCGGCGTGCTGGTGCTTGAGGAATATGAGCGCGCGAAGAAGCGCGGAGCGAAGATCTATGCCGAGGTCGTCGGCTACGGCCTGTCGGGCGATGCCTATCACGTCACCGCGCCGCACCCCGAGGGCTCGGGCGCCTTCCGGTCGATGGAGATGGCGGTGCGCAAGTCCGGGCTCCAGCTGTCGGACATCGACTATATCAACGCCCATGGCACCTCGACCCCGCTCGGCGACGAGCTGGAACTGGGCGCGGTGCGGCGGCTGTTCGGCAGCAACATCGACACGCTGTCGATGTCGTCGACTAAGTCGGCGATCGGCCACCTGCTCGGCGGTGCCGGCGCGGTCGAATCGATCTTCTGCATCCTGGCGATGCGCGACCAGATCGCGCCGCCGACGCTGAACCTCGATAACCCGAGCGACAGCTGCGCGGGCGTCGACCTGGTCCCGCACGTCGCCAAGGAGCGCAAGATCCGCGCGGTGCTGAACAACTCGTTCGGCTTCGGCGGCACCAACGCCTCGCTGGTGATGAAGCCGGTTTGA
- the fabG gene encoding 3-oxoacyl-[acyl-carrier-protein] reductase, which produces MFDLTGMTALVTGASGGIGSAIAHALVGQGARLAVSGSNADKLEAFRASLGGDHVAVPCNLSDGAAVDALVPQAVEALGGKLDILVNNAGVTRDNLAMRMKDDEWDQVIRVNLEAAFRLCRAAARPMMKARFGRIVSITSVVGATGNPGQANYAASKAGLVGMSKALAQELASRGITVNCVAPGFIRSAMTDVLPEAQKTALLTKIPAGDLGDGGDIGAAVVYLASKEAGYVTGQTLHVNGGMAML; this is translated from the coding sequence ATGTTCGACCTGACAGGCATGACCGCGCTGGTGACTGGCGCTTCGGGGGGGATTGGTTCAGCGATTGCGCACGCGCTGGTCGGGCAGGGGGCTCGCTTGGCGGTGTCGGGGTCGAATGCGGACAAGCTGGAGGCGTTTCGCGCCAGCCTGGGCGGCGACCATGTCGCGGTGCCGTGCAACCTGTCCGACGGCGCTGCGGTCGATGCGCTGGTGCCGCAGGCGGTGGAGGCGCTGGGAGGCAAGCTCGACATCCTCGTCAACAACGCTGGGGTCACCCGCGACAACCTCGCCATGCGGATGAAGGACGACGAGTGGGATCAGGTGATCCGCGTCAACCTTGAAGCCGCGTTCCGGCTCTGCCGCGCCGCCGCCCGCCCGATGATGAAGGCGCGGTTCGGGCGGATCGTGTCGATCACCTCGGTCGTCGGGGCGACCGGCAATCCGGGGCAGGCGAATTACGCCGCGTCCAAGGCTGGCCTGGTCGGCATGTCGAAGGCGCTGGCGCAGGAGCTCGCCAGCCGCGGCATCACCGTCAATTGCGTCGCGCCCGGCTTCATCCGATCGGCGATGACCGACGTGCTGCCCGAGGCGCAGAAGACCGCGCTGCTCACGAAGATTCCCGCGGGCGATCTGGGCGACGGTGGCGACATCGGCGCCGCGGTCGTCTATCTGGCGTCGAAGGAGGCGGGGTACGTCACCGGGCAGACCCTGCACGTGAATGGTGGGATGGCGATGCTATGA